One window from the genome of Sphaerotilus microaerophilus encodes:
- a CDS encoding acyl-CoA dehydrogenase family protein, with protein MDFSLNDDDLALRDAVQRFCEGEYPAPERGNAETPAQAAQRHAALAELGLLGLQIPAELGGSALGPQAAMLAAEQLGRALANGNWLSNAVLMAPLLAEAGSPAQRSAWLPALAAGRLQVALACAEPEARYDLADVRSRAKPTADGGWSLSGRKALVLGGDVADLLLVVARTDGERRDRSGLSLFAIDAASPGLTRRPITLLDGRRAAQLDLQGVSLAADRLVGPLDAALPLVERAVERANAALCAESAGALEALLAMTCEHLKTRRQFGAPLAKFQALQHRVADMATALEQLKSMACVAAMALEAEDASERTRLVSAAMTLTAQLGRQCGLTAIQLHGAMGMTDECRVGHYAKRLIANGLLFGDAAFHLAAFDAARRPTAADLDLTP; from the coding sequence ATGGATTTCTCCCTGAACGACGACGACCTGGCGCTGCGCGACGCGGTGCAGCGCTTCTGCGAGGGCGAGTACCCCGCGCCCGAGCGTGGCAACGCCGAGACCCCCGCGCAGGCCGCCCAGCGCCACGCCGCCCTGGCCGAGCTGGGCCTGCTGGGCCTGCAGATCCCCGCCGAGCTGGGCGGCAGCGCGCTGGGGCCGCAGGCCGCGATGCTGGCGGCCGAGCAGCTCGGCCGCGCATTGGCCAACGGCAACTGGCTGTCCAACGCGGTGCTGATGGCGCCCCTGCTGGCCGAAGCCGGCAGCCCGGCGCAGCGCAGCGCCTGGCTGCCCGCACTGGCCGCGGGCCGCCTGCAGGTCGCGCTGGCCTGTGCCGAGCCCGAGGCCCGCTACGACCTGGCCGATGTGCGCAGCCGCGCGAAGCCGACCGCCGACGGTGGCTGGAGCCTGAGCGGACGCAAGGCGCTGGTGCTGGGTGGCGACGTGGCCGACCTGCTGCTGGTGGTGGCGCGCACCGACGGCGAGCGCCGCGACCGCAGCGGGCTGAGCCTGTTCGCCATCGATGCCGCGTCGCCCGGCCTGACCCGCCGGCCGATCACGCTGCTGGACGGCCGCCGTGCCGCCCAGCTCGACCTGCAAGGCGTGTCGCTGGCGGCGGACCGCCTCGTCGGCCCGCTGGATGCCGCGCTGCCGCTGGTGGAGCGCGCGGTGGAGCGCGCCAACGCCGCGCTCTGCGCCGAATCGGCCGGGGCGCTGGAGGCGCTGCTGGCCATGACCTGCGAGCACCTGAAGACCCGCCGGCAGTTCGGCGCGCCGCTGGCGAAGTTCCAGGCACTGCAGCACCGGGTGGCCGACATGGCCACGGCGCTGGAGCAGCTCAAGTCGATGGCCTGCGTGGCCGCGATGGCGCTGGAGGCCGAGGACGCCAGCGAGCGCACCCGCCTGGTCTCGGCCGCCATGACCCTCACCGCCCAGTTGGGCCGGCAGTGCGGCCTGACGGCCATCCAGCTGCACGGGGCGATGGGCATGACCGACGAGTGCCGCGTCGGCCACTACGCGAAGCGGCTGATCGCCAACGGCCTGCTGTTCGGCGATGCCGCCTTTCACCTGGCCGCGTTCGACGCCGCACGGCGGCCGACCGCTGCTGATCTTGATTTGACCCCCTGA
- a CDS encoding acyl-CoA dehydrogenase family protein: MKLAFSAADEAFRQAVRSFVREQLPGDIRRKVELGLRLEQADYVTWFNRLEARGWLTPGWPPEHGGPGWTHLQRFIFDEECLLGGAPRIIASGIQMLGPVLIAFGTPEQKARYLPDIRASRTWWAQGFSEPGSGSDLASLRTTAVLEPDGRHFVVNGHKVWTSYAQWCSMMFALVRTDPNAAKPQEGISFLLIDMTSPGLTVRPIRMLEGGTDLNECFLDNVRVPVENLVGELNQGWTCGKYLLGHERTGIAGIGSCKQQLARARQLAGQQGLGEDALLRALLQARLAQFEIELIALEATALRLLAPGQRSRVPQVEASMLKVRGTELRQAIYETLLDIAGPDALPFSAEAQFLEFLDAADDAPVAPVPPELASVAANCLDARKLSIYGGSNEVQRNLIAQAVLAAH; the protein is encoded by the coding sequence ATGAAGCTGGCATTCAGTGCGGCCGATGAGGCCTTCCGCCAGGCCGTGCGCAGCTTCGTGCGTGAGCAGCTGCCCGGCGACATCCGCCGCAAGGTGGAGCTCGGCCTGCGCCTGGAGCAGGCCGACTACGTCACCTGGTTCAACCGGCTGGAGGCGCGCGGCTGGCTCACGCCGGGCTGGCCGCCCGAGCATGGCGGCCCGGGCTGGACGCACCTGCAGCGCTTCATCTTCGACGAGGAGTGCCTGCTGGGCGGGGCGCCGCGCATCATCGCCAGCGGCATCCAGATGCTGGGGCCGGTGCTGATCGCCTTCGGCACGCCCGAGCAGAAGGCCCGCTACCTGCCCGACATCCGCGCCAGCCGCACCTGGTGGGCGCAGGGCTTTTCGGAGCCGGGCTCGGGCTCGGACCTGGCCTCGCTGCGCACCACCGCCGTGCTGGAGCCGGACGGCCGGCACTTCGTCGTCAACGGCCACAAGGTCTGGACCTCCTACGCGCAGTGGTGCTCGATGATGTTCGCCCTGGTCAGGACGGACCCGAACGCCGCCAAGCCGCAGGAGGGCATCAGCTTCCTGCTGATCGACATGACGTCGCCCGGCTTGACGGTGCGGCCGATCCGCATGCTCGAAGGCGGCACCGACCTGAACGAGTGCTTCCTCGACAACGTGCGCGTGCCGGTCGAGAACCTGGTCGGCGAGCTGAACCAGGGCTGGACCTGCGGCAAGTACCTGCTGGGCCACGAGCGCACCGGCATCGCCGGCATCGGCTCGTGCAAGCAGCAGCTGGCGCGCGCACGCCAGCTGGCCGGGCAGCAGGGGCTGGGCGAAGATGCCCTGTTGCGCGCCCTGCTGCAGGCGCGGCTGGCGCAGTTCGAGATCGAGCTGATCGCGCTGGAGGCCACCGCGCTGCGCCTGCTCGCACCCGGCCAGCGCAGCCGCGTGCCGCAGGTGGAGGCGTCGATGCTCAAGGTGCGTGGCACCGAGCTGCGCCAGGCCATCTACGAGACGCTGCTGGACATCGCCGGGCCGGACGCGCTGCCCTTCTCGGCCGAGGCGCAGTTCCTGGAGTTCCTCGATGCGGCCGACGACGCGCCGGTGGCGCCGGTGCCTCCCGAACTGGCCAGCGTGGCCGCCAACTGCCTGGACGCCCGCAAGCTGTCGATCTACGGCGGCAGCAACGAGGTGCAGCGCAACCTGATCGCCCAGGCCGTGCTGGCCGCCCATTGA
- a CDS encoding Zn-ribbon domain-containing OB-fold protein: protein MARKIPKPMVQAETAAYWQAADAGRLLVKRCTACGEFHHYPRDICPHCLSDATEWVDAAGTGTVYACSTMGQGEAAYTLAYVTLDEGPTMLTNLVGGDAARYQIGQKVRVVFTPSEGGPAVPMFTPV from the coding sequence ATGGCACGGAAGATCCCGAAACCCATGGTCCAGGCCGAAACCGCCGCCTACTGGCAGGCCGCCGACGCGGGCCGCCTGCTGGTCAAGCGCTGCACGGCCTGCGGCGAGTTCCACCACTACCCGCGCGATATCTGCCCGCACTGCCTGAGCGACGCCACCGAATGGGTGGACGCCGCCGGCACCGGCACGGTCTACGCCTGCAGCACGATGGGCCAGGGCGAGGCCGCCTACACGCTGGCCTACGTGACGCTGGACGAGGGGCCGACGATGCTGACCAACCTGGTCGGCGGCGACGCCGCGCGGTACCAGATCGGCCAGAAGGTGCGCGTGGTCTTCACGCCCAGCGAGGGTGGACCGGCGGTGCCGATGTTCACGCCCGTCTGA
- a CDS encoding Rieske 2Fe-2S domain-containing protein, with translation MPMTKEDNDLVTRVENGAPLGEMIRQHYWLPAIPSSKLEAGGRPFRVRLLGKNYAAFRAGNGTAGVIDEACPHRRTSMLLARSEEDGLRCIYHGWKINVTGVLDEAPNHSGDQQQFCKHIRTNQYSVVERGGIVWVWLGKGDTAPKFPELPFIDLPEDQRAVTSVEVPTNWLQGVEASMDSSHVGVLHESTTKLTAGSGNERLIMTKALAPRLEFEERPYGFRYAAIRDVGEDKFYARINNFVMPWYGLICAPYEKGPAMVFFSTPVDDVTHRAWFVNFNEHAPLGPTIISTAPDVWNSPPVPEGGAANNWGQNRDLMKRGHASGFPQHLATEDFAMFLGQGPIYDRSDEQLCSADGAVLRVRAAILKSVREFMAGKPPTLATHPELDYRQARSVGGVLPSGSDWRVLAEQA, from the coding sequence ATGCCCATGACCAAGGAAGACAACGACCTGGTGACCCGCGTCGAGAACGGCGCCCCGCTGGGGGAGATGATCCGCCAGCACTACTGGCTGCCGGCCATCCCGTCGTCGAAGCTCGAAGCCGGCGGGCGCCCCTTCCGCGTGCGCCTGCTCGGCAAGAACTACGCCGCCTTCCGCGCCGGCAACGGCACGGCCGGCGTGATCGACGAGGCCTGCCCGCACCGCCGGACCTCCATGCTGCTGGCGCGCAGCGAGGAGGACGGCCTGCGCTGCATCTACCACGGCTGGAAGATCAACGTGACGGGCGTGCTCGACGAGGCGCCCAACCACAGCGGCGACCAGCAGCAGTTCTGCAAGCACATCCGCACCAACCAGTACAGCGTGGTGGAGCGCGGCGGCATCGTCTGGGTCTGGCTGGGCAAAGGCGACACCGCACCGAAGTTCCCGGAGCTGCCCTTCATCGACCTGCCCGAGGACCAGCGCGCCGTCACCAGCGTGGAGGTGCCGACCAACTGGCTGCAGGGCGTGGAGGCGTCGATGGACTCCTCCCACGTGGGCGTGCTGCACGAGTCCACCACCAAGCTCACGGCGGGCAGTGGCAACGAGCGCCTGATCATGACCAAGGCGCTGGCGCCGCGGCTGGAGTTCGAGGAGCGGCCCTACGGCTTCCGCTACGCCGCCATCCGCGATGTCGGCGAGGACAAGTTCTACGCGCGCATCAACAACTTCGTGATGCCCTGGTACGGCCTGATCTGCGCGCCCTACGAGAAGGGCCCGGCGATGGTGTTCTTCTCCACCCCGGTGGACGACGTGACGCACCGCGCCTGGTTCGTCAACTTCAACGAGCATGCCCCCCTGGGCCCGACCATCATCTCCACCGCGCCGGATGTGTGGAACTCCCCGCCGGTGCCCGAGGGCGGCGCCGCCAACAACTGGGGCCAGAACCGCGACCTGATGAAGCGTGGCCACGCCAGCGGCTTCCCGCAGCACCTGGCCACCGAGGACTTCGCGATGTTCCTCGGCCAGGGCCCGATCTACGACCGCAGCGACGAGCAGCTCTGCTCGGCCGACGGCGCGGTGCTGCGGGTGCGCGCCGCGATCCTGAAATCGGTGCGCGAATTCATGGCCGGCAAGCCGCCGACGCTAGCGACCCACCCCGAGCTGGACTACCGCCAGGCCCGCTCGGTGGGCGGTGTGCTGCCCAGCGGCAGCGACTGGCGCGTGCTGGCCGAGCAGGCATGA
- a CDS encoding acetate--CoA ligase family protein produces the protein MPDAARPLGRVLQPRSIALVGASADPRSFGGFVLANVERFGFAGALHLVSRSSAEIGGRACVKTVDELPEGIDLAVLAIPEAGVLDAVRSLGARHCHAAVLFASGYAETGDEGRAKQAELAAVAEAAGMLLIGPNCMGFTHFAAGVPVTFELLERDAYRAAEAGHGGIGIIAQSGFMAATLRDAFTGRGLPLTCQFSTGNEASVGVEDVLAAYLDDAATRVIAVYAEQVRRPRLFLSLARRARELGKPIVLLMPGRSERARHAAASHTGALAGDHASASVLLQREAVVVVDTLDELFDTTAVLLSHPRPAAGGAAFVTGSGAMKNIALDLADGIGLDLPALGAPTVQALAEKLPSYAVAENPLDYTTIGVRQPGLIGELVHTMAADPAVGSVVLCIPVGPVMAQRDKADHIVPALGRCPKPAVLVLTGDAGPVEPFFLEAIRASGVPFFRSADRALRALKRVAQYAEALERAARTDEFAARPLPDAGLPGPAPANGIYPEYQGKAWLNSAGIAVPHGSLARTADEAVAIAEGLGWPVVIKAQASSLPHKSDVGGVIVGLADAAALRAGWVTLMDNLATHRPDLTLGGVPGSGLDGVLVEAMGSRGLELVVGARNDPAWGPVVLVGLGGVWIEALRDVRLIPPDLAEPDIVAELQRLKAAPMLAGIRGATGVDVAAIAHVVATLGALMRANPAIAEIDVNPLVAYPDRVLALDALIVVGPAQGASA, from the coding sequence ATGCCGGACGCCGCCCGCCCGCTGGGCCGGGTGCTGCAGCCCCGTTCCATCGCCCTGGTGGGTGCGTCGGCCGACCCGCGGTCCTTTGGCGGCTTCGTGCTCGCCAACGTGGAGCGCTTCGGTTTTGCCGGTGCGCTGCACCTGGTCAGCCGCAGCAGTGCGGAGATCGGTGGGCGGGCCTGCGTGAAGACAGTGGACGAGCTGCCCGAGGGCATCGACCTGGCGGTGCTGGCCATTCCCGAGGCGGGCGTGCTCGACGCCGTGCGCAGCTTGGGGGCGCGGCACTGCCATGCGGCGGTGTTGTTCGCCTCTGGTTATGCGGAGACGGGCGACGAAGGCCGGGCGAAGCAGGCCGAACTGGCCGCGGTGGCCGAGGCCGCCGGCATGCTCCTCATCGGCCCCAACTGCATGGGCTTCACCCACTTCGCGGCCGGCGTGCCGGTGACCTTCGAGCTGCTGGAGCGCGACGCCTACCGTGCCGCCGAGGCTGGGCACGGTGGCATCGGCATCATCGCGCAGAGCGGCTTCATGGCCGCCACGCTGCGCGATGCCTTCACCGGCCGTGGTCTGCCGCTGACCTGCCAGTTCTCCACCGGCAACGAGGCCTCGGTGGGCGTCGAGGACGTGCTGGCCGCCTACCTGGATGACGCGGCCACCCGGGTCATCGCGGTCTATGCCGAGCAGGTCCGCCGCCCGCGGCTGTTCCTGAGTCTGGCGCGCCGGGCCCGCGAGCTGGGCAAGCCCATCGTGCTGCTGATGCCCGGGCGCAGCGAGCGCGCCCGCCATGCCGCCGCCTCGCACACTGGCGCGCTGGCGGGCGACCATGCCAGCGCCAGCGTGCTGCTGCAGCGCGAGGCGGTGGTGGTGGTCGACACGCTCGACGAGCTCTTCGACACCACCGCGGTGCTGCTCAGCCACCCCCGCCCGGCGGCGGGTGGCGCGGCCTTCGTGACGGGCTCGGGGGCGATGAAGAACATCGCGCTGGACCTGGCCGACGGCATCGGGCTGGACCTGCCGGCGCTGGGCGCGCCCACCGTGCAGGCACTGGCCGAGAAGCTGCCCAGCTACGCGGTGGCCGAGAACCCGCTGGACTACACCACCATCGGCGTGCGCCAGCCTGGCCTGATCGGCGAGCTGGTGCACACGATGGCGGCCGACCCCGCCGTCGGCAGCGTGGTGTTGTGCATCCCCGTGGGGCCGGTGATGGCCCAGCGCGACAAGGCCGATCACATCGTGCCGGCGCTGGGCCGCTGCCCCAAGCCGGCGGTGCTGGTGCTGACCGGTGACGCCGGCCCGGTGGAACCCTTCTTCCTGGAGGCCATCCGTGCCAGCGGCGTGCCGTTCTTCCGCTCGGCCGACCGCGCGCTGCGGGCGCTCAAACGGGTGGCGCAGTACGCCGAGGCGCTGGAGCGCGCCGCGCGGACGGATGAATTCGCCGCTCGGCCCTTGCCTGATGCCGGACTGCCCGGGCCTGCGCCGGCCAATGGCATCTATCCCGAATACCAGGGCAAGGCCTGGCTCAACTCGGCCGGCATCGCGGTGCCACACGGCAGCCTGGCGCGCACGGCGGACGAGGCGGTGGCCATCGCCGAGGGCCTGGGCTGGCCGGTGGTGATCAAGGCGCAGGCCAGCAGCCTGCCGCACAAGAGCGACGTGGGCGGCGTGATCGTGGGGCTGGCGGATGCCGCCGCGTTGCGTGCCGGCTGGGTGACGCTGATGGACAACCTGGCGACACACCGCCCCGATCTCACCCTGGGTGGTGTCCCGGGCAGTGGCCTGGACGGTGTGCTCGTCGAGGCGATGGGATCCAGGGGCCTGGAGCTCGTGGTGGGGGCCAGGAACGACCCGGCGTGGGGCCCGGTCGTCCTGGTCGGCTTGGGTGGGGTGTGGATCGAGGCGCTCCGTGATGTGCGCCTGATCCCCCCCGACCTGGCCGAGCCCGACATCGTCGCGGAGCTGCAGCGCCTGAAGGCCGCGCCGATGCTGGCAGGCATCCGCGGCGCGACCGGGGTGGACGTGGCGGCCATCGCCCACGTCGTGGCCACCCTCGGTGCCCTGATGCGGGCCAACCCGGCCATCGCCGAGATCGACGTCAACCCGCTGGTGGCCTACCCCGACCGCGTGCTGGCGCTGGATGCGCTGATCGTGGTCGGCCCGGCGCAGGGAGCATCCGCATGA
- a CDS encoding RidA family protein yields the protein MTHPKRPKRSLQVPNVGHKAPIPLGARVGNLICSSGIAGKDPASGALPADAATQAAHAFTNLRALLAAGGASLDDVVRLSITVKDDSVREAVNAHWLAAFPDPDDRPARHIGVHDLQHGMWLQLEVLAMVQS from the coding sequence ATGACCCACCCCAAGCGTCCCAAGCGCTCCCTGCAGGTCCCGAACGTCGGCCACAAGGCGCCCATCCCTCTGGGTGCCCGCGTCGGCAACCTGATCTGCTCCTCGGGCATCGCCGGCAAGGACCCGGCCAGCGGCGCCCTGCCCGCCGACGCCGCCACGCAGGCAGCGCACGCCTTCACCAACCTGCGCGCCCTGCTGGCGGCGGGGGGTGCGTCGCTGGACGACGTCGTGCGCCTGAGCATCACGGTGAAGGACGACTCGGTGCGCGAGGCGGTCAACGCCCACTGGCTCGCCGCCTTCCCCGACCCCGACGACCGCCCGGCGCGCCACATCGGCGTGCACGACCTGCAGCACGGCATGTGGCTGCAGCTCGAAGTCCTGGCCATGGTCCAAAGCTGA
- a CDS encoding amidohydrolase family protein: MIIDSHAHVVMPPQSLKFMSELVGGRGNPSVDPKIPDEAIHKVATEVVKIMDSVGTDLQFISPRPYLQMHSVKPAKVSEIWARHCNDVIARVVACYPDRFRGVAGLPQFMHESPAERCVAELERCVEQLGFVGCLINPDPTEGSELPPPGLGDPFWHPLYAAMERLQVPGLIHSAGSCTPRESYTLKFINEESIAVISLIDSDTFQKFPNLKIVVAHAGGAIPYQMGRFRSWSVRRGEKVSFDEQLRKLYFDTCNYSQDSIELLLKVAGVKNVLFGTEKPGTGSARDPISGRDYDDMKPVIENIGWLSADDRADIFDCNCRRVYPRAFRNYTDPS, encoded by the coding sequence TTGATCATCGATTCCCACGCCCACGTGGTGATGCCGCCGCAGAGCCTGAAGTTCATGTCCGAGCTGGTCGGCGGCCGCGGCAACCCCTCGGTCGACCCGAAGATCCCCGACGAGGCCATCCACAAGGTGGCCACCGAGGTGGTCAAGATCATGGACAGCGTCGGCACCGACCTGCAGTTCATCTCGCCGCGCCCCTACCTGCAGATGCACTCGGTCAAGCCGGCCAAGGTCAGCGAGATCTGGGCGCGCCACTGCAACGACGTGATCGCCCGCGTGGTGGCCTGCTACCCGGACCGCTTCCGTGGCGTCGCCGGCCTGCCGCAGTTCATGCACGAGAGCCCGGCCGAGCGCTGCGTGGCCGAGCTGGAGCGCTGCGTCGAGCAGCTGGGATTCGTCGGTTGCCTGATCAACCCGGACCCCACCGAGGGCAGCGAACTGCCGCCGCCCGGCCTGGGCGATCCGTTCTGGCACCCGCTGTACGCGGCGATGGAGCGGTTGCAGGTGCCCGGCCTGATCCACTCGGCCGGCAGCTGCACGCCGCGCGAGAGCTACACCCTCAAGTTCATCAACGAGGAGAGCATCGCGGTGATCTCGCTGATCGACAGCGACACCTTCCAGAAATTCCCCAACCTGAAGATCGTCGTGGCCCACGCCGGTGGCGCGATCCCCTACCAGATGGGGCGCTTTCGCAGCTGGAGCGTGCGCCGTGGCGAGAAGGTGAGCTTCGACGAGCAGCTGCGCAAGCTCTACTTCGACACCTGCAACTACAGCCAGGACTCGATCGAGCTGCTGTTGAAGGTGGCCGGGGTGAAGAACGTGCTCTTCGGCACCGAGAAGCCCGGCACCGGCAGCGCGCGCGACCCGATCAGCGGGCGCGACTACGACGACATGAAGCCGGTGATCGAGAACATCGGCTGGCTGTCGGCCGACGACCGCGCCGACATCTTCGACTGCAACTGCCGCCGCGTGTACCCGCGCGCCTTCCGCAACTACACCGATCCGTCCTGA
- a CDS encoding tripartite tricarboxylate transporter substrate-binding protein: MTSHPILRRSLLGLAAATLCLALPLGVQAQGDKPIRLLVGFPPGGASDSVARVLAEKLQVLLKQQVIVENRPGVGGRIAAQAVKNAAPDGLTYMVAPNATFVFQHLTYPVSVLGYDMTTDFTSVAQINSYPMAMVVNAGIGVKNAKDYAAWLKANPDKGTFGTAGQGGDTHFNGLQFAKVAGVKMTVVPYRGNGPLVTDLVGGQILTGNMVAGDALQHVKSGKLTYVGVYAPKRSPLLPDVPTMAEQGFDTGGDNGWMGLWGPAKLPKAELDRMQGALKHVLAQPEVKDLMMNRFAQIADYRPGAEADKQLKAELAHWGPVIKASGFTPAQ; this comes from the coding sequence ATGACCTCTCATCCGATCCTGCGCCGCAGCCTGCTCGGCCTGGCCGCCGCGACCCTGTGCCTGGCGCTGCCGCTGGGCGTGCAGGCGCAGGGCGACAAGCCCATCCGCCTGCTGGTGGGCTTCCCGCCCGGCGGGGCGTCCGACAGCGTGGCACGCGTGCTGGCCGAGAAGCTGCAGGTGCTGCTCAAGCAGCAGGTCATCGTCGAGAACCGGCCGGGCGTGGGCGGGCGCATCGCCGCCCAGGCGGTCAAGAACGCCGCGCCGGATGGCCTGACCTACATGGTCGCGCCCAACGCCACCTTCGTCTTCCAGCACCTGACCTACCCGGTGAGCGTGCTGGGCTACGACATGACCACCGACTTCACCTCGGTGGCCCAGATCAACTCCTACCCGATGGCGATGGTGGTCAACGCCGGCATCGGCGTGAAGAACGCCAAGGACTACGCTGCCTGGCTCAAGGCCAACCCGGACAAGGGCACCTTCGGCACGGCCGGGCAGGGCGGTGACACGCACTTCAACGGCCTGCAGTTCGCCAAGGTGGCGGGCGTGAAGATGACGGTGGTGCCCTACCGCGGCAACGGCCCGCTGGTCACCGATCTGGTGGGTGGGCAGATCCTGACCGGCAACATGGTGGCGGGCGATGCGCTGCAGCACGTCAAGAGCGGCAAGCTGACCTACGTGGGCGTTTATGCGCCGAAGCGCTCGCCGCTGCTGCCCGACGTGCCGACCATGGCCGAGCAGGGCTTCGACACGGGCGGCGACAACGGCTGGATGGGCCTCTGGGGCCCGGCCAAGCTGCCCAAGGCCGAGCTCGATCGCATGCAGGGCGCGCTCAAGCACGTGCTCGCCCAGCCGGAGGTGAAGGATCTGATGATGAATCGCTTCGCCCAGATCGCCGACTACCGCCCGGGCGCCGAGGCCGACAAGCAGCTCAAGGCCGAGCTGGCGCACTGGGGGCCGGTGATCAAGGCATCGGGCTTCACCCCGGCGCAGTGA
- a CDS encoding thiolase domain-containing protein, with protein MSLNGKAAIVGAYEHPTRNAENLSVLRLHADVAKGALADAGLTRDDIDGYFCAGDAPGLGSATVAEYLGLKLRHVDSTECGGSAPILHVAHAAAAIAAGRCNVALITLAGRPRAAMAEAQARAAAAGPGKDGKPAKPALALRPPDPDCPELAFELPYGPSTQNLYAMVAQRHMHEFGTTSEQLAWIKVAASHHAQHNPNAMLRKVVTVDDVVNSPMVSDPLHRLDCCVMSDGGGALIVARPEIARQLKRPLVMVRGTGEAPKHGMGGRIDLTWSAAAWSGPRAFEEAGITPAQIQYASLYDSFTITVLMQLEDLGFCKKGEGGRFVMDGGLISGVGRLPFNTDGGGLCNNHPANRGGVTKVIEAVRQLRGEAHPAVQVRDCTWALANGIGGALASRHTAGTLILERV; from the coding sequence ATGAGCTTGAACGGCAAGGCCGCCATCGTCGGCGCCTACGAGCACCCGACCCGCAACGCCGAGAACCTCTCGGTGCTGCGCCTGCACGCCGACGTGGCCAAGGGCGCCCTGGCGGATGCAGGGCTGACCCGCGACGACATCGACGGCTACTTCTGCGCCGGGGATGCGCCGGGGCTGGGCAGCGCCACGGTGGCCGAGTACCTGGGGTTGAAGCTGCGCCATGTGGACAGCACCGAGTGCGGCGGTTCGGCACCGATCCTGCATGTGGCGCATGCCGCGGCGGCGATTGCCGCCGGGCGCTGCAACGTCGCGCTGATCACCCTGGCCGGCCGGCCCCGTGCGGCGATGGCCGAGGCGCAGGCCCGCGCTGCGGCCGCCGGCCCCGGCAAGGACGGCAAGCCGGCCAAACCCGCGCTGGCGCTGCGCCCGCCCGACCCGGATTGCCCGGAGCTGGCCTTCGAGCTGCCCTACGGCCCTTCGACGCAGAACCTCTACGCCATGGTGGCGCAGCGCCACATGCACGAGTTCGGCACCACCAGCGAGCAGCTCGCCTGGATCAAGGTGGCCGCCTCCCACCATGCCCAGCACAACCCGAACGCGATGCTGCGCAAGGTGGTGACGGTGGACGACGTGGTGAACTCGCCGATGGTCAGCGACCCGCTGCACCGCCTGGACTGCTGCGTGATGAGCGACGGCGGCGGCGCGCTGATCGTCGCCCGCCCGGAGATCGCCCGGCAGCTGAAGCGGCCTTTGGTGATGGTGCGCGGCACCGGCGAGGCGCCCAAGCACGGCATGGGCGGGCGCATCGACCTGACCTGGTCGGCGGCGGCCTGGTCCGGCCCGCGGGCCTTCGAGGAGGCCGGCATCACGCCGGCGCAGATCCAGTACGCCTCGCTCTACGACAGCTTCACGATCACCGTGCTGATGCAGCTGGAGGACCTGGGCTTCTGCAAGAAGGGCGAGGGCGGGCGCTTCGTGATGGACGGCGGCCTGATCTCCGGCGTGGGCCGCCTGCCCTTCAACACCGATGGCGGCGGCCTGTGCAACAACCACCCGGCCAACCGCGGCGGCGTCACCAAGGTGATCGAGGCGGTGCGCCAGCTGCGCGGCGAGGCCCACCCCGCCGTACAGGTGCGTGACTGCACCTGGGCGCTGGCCAACGGCATCGGCGGTGCGCTGGCGTCGCGCCACACCGCCGGAACCCTCATCCTGGAGCGTGTGTGA
- a CDS encoding GntR family transcriptional regulator, which translates to MPNPPSNEPPDAAEGELTSDDTRPRPGGRAADIRATLQDEIESGKLPPGAALDERALAARFEVSRTPVREALQQLAARHLVRIAPRQGVTVARLSIGKVRAMLEFISELEALAAKLAARRVDDELSRRLDDTLARCQEAAVSGGTAEYTLANALFHEAIYAGSRNEYLAEQIRHARRRIQRYRVKDFQNKQQIARSLQDHLKIARAIQSGDEAGAWQAMHLHVPVGSSGFSEFLATVPMSFFDAESGDPA; encoded by the coding sequence ATGCCAAACCCCCCGTCGAACGAACCGCCCGACGCCGCCGAGGGCGAGCTGACCTCCGATGACACCCGCCCCCGCCCCGGGGGTCGCGCGGCCGACATCCGGGCCACTCTGCAGGACGAGATCGAGTCGGGTAAGTTGCCCCCCGGCGCCGCGCTGGACGAGCGGGCGCTGGCCGCGCGCTTCGAGGTCAGCCGCACCCCCGTGCGCGAGGCGCTCCAGCAGCTGGCCGCCCGCCATCTGGTGCGCATCGCGCCGCGCCAGGGGGTGACGGTGGCGCGGCTGTCCATCGGCAAGGTGCGGGCGATGCTGGAGTTCATCTCCGAGCTGGAGGCCCTGGCGGCCAAGCTGGCCGCGCGCCGGGTCGACGACGAACTCAGCCGCCGCCTGGACGACACCCTGGCGCGCTGCCAGGAGGCGGCCGTCAGCGGTGGCACCGCCGAGTACACCCTGGCCAACGCGCTGTTCCACGAGGCCATCTACGCCGGCAGCCGCAACGAGTACCTGGCCGAGCAGATCCGCCACGCGCGCCGGCGCATCCAGCGCTACCGCGTCAAGGACTTCCAGAACAAGCAGCAGATCGCCCGCTCGCTGCAGGATCACCTGAAGATTGCCCGCGCCATCCAGTCCGGCGACGAGGCTGGCGCCTGGCAGGCCATGCACCTGCACGTGCCGGTGGGCTCCTCGGGCTTTTCCGAGTTCCTGGCCACCGTGCCGATGAGCTTCTTCGATGCCGAATCCGGAGACCCCGCATGA